In Streptomyces capitiformicae, one genomic interval encodes:
- a CDS encoding DUF3631 domain-containing protein, whose product MTGPEKIPAAVDGAALLGEVEAFHRRFNVFPTEAAYVAVTLWDAHAHLLDCFDSTPRLAFLSPEPGSGKSRALEIVETLVPRAEATVNASPNALFRLVEAAEGRPTLLFDEIDTVFGPKAGDNEPVRGFLNSGYRRIGTMLRCVGDGANQSVQRFSSFCAVAMAGLGSLPDTILTRSVIIRMRKRAPNEHVEPYRLRLNEKEGHALRDRLARWADSVRDQVADSWPELPEGVTDRPADVWEPLLAVAEAAGGDWPRRARAACLELVNAAHDSDEASLGIRLLTDLRDKVFCGADRMPTAVILEMLLALDDAPWADVDDKPLNSRMLSKLLGQYVTPANKPIKPRGIRTPSGTPKGYYADDLSDAWTRYCPPPPQESATSATSATPQLSAGDSVADDRHGVRHSLAEAATAPLRIAG is encoded by the coding sequence ATGACCGGGCCCGAGAAGATCCCGGCCGCCGTCGACGGGGCCGCGCTGCTGGGCGAGGTGGAAGCCTTCCACCGCCGCTTCAACGTCTTCCCCACCGAGGCCGCGTATGTCGCCGTCACGCTGTGGGACGCTCACGCCCACCTGCTCGACTGCTTCGACTCCACCCCCCGGCTCGCCTTCCTGTCCCCCGAGCCGGGTTCCGGGAAGTCCCGCGCACTGGAGATCGTGGAAACCCTCGTGCCACGCGCCGAGGCGACGGTGAACGCCTCGCCCAACGCCCTGTTCCGTCTGGTGGAGGCGGCCGAGGGACGGCCGACGCTGCTGTTCGACGAGATCGACACCGTCTTCGGCCCGAAGGCCGGCGACAACGAACCGGTCCGCGGCTTCCTCAACTCGGGATACCGGCGCATCGGCACCATGCTTCGGTGCGTCGGGGACGGAGCCAATCAGAGCGTGCAGCGGTTCTCTTCCTTCTGCGCCGTCGCCATGGCGGGTCTCGGCTCGCTGCCGGACACGATCCTGACCCGTTCCGTCATCATCCGGATGCGGAAGCGGGCCCCGAACGAGCACGTGGAGCCCTACCGGCTGCGGCTCAACGAGAAGGAGGGCCACGCGCTGCGCGACCGGCTCGCGCGGTGGGCCGACAGCGTCCGCGACCAGGTCGCGGACTCCTGGCCGGAACTGCCGGAAGGCGTCACCGACCGACCTGCCGACGTGTGGGAGCCGCTGCTCGCCGTAGCGGAGGCCGCCGGCGGGGACTGGCCGCGCCGCGCCCGCGCCGCCTGCCTGGAGCTGGTGAACGCCGCCCACGACAGCGACGAGGCGTCGCTCGGGATCCGGCTGCTCACCGACCTGCGCGACAAGGTGTTCTGCGGGGCCGACCGGATGCCCACCGCCGTCATCCTCGAGATGCTGCTCGCCCTGGACGACGCCCCTTGGGCCGACGTGGACGACAAGCCGCTGAACTCGCGGATGCTGTCCAAGCTGCTCGGGCAGTACGTCACGCCCGCCAACAAGCCCATCAAGCCCCGCGGCATCCGCACCCCGTCCGGCACGCCGAAGGGCTACTACGCGGACGATCTTTCCGACGCCTGGACCCGCTACTGCCCCCCGCCCCCTCAGGAGTCCGCAACATCCGCAACATCCGCCACACCGCAGCTCAGCGCGGGTGACTCCGTGGCGGATGACCGCCACGGAGTCCGCCACAGCCTCGCGGAAGCCGCCACGGCCCCGCTCCGCATCGCGGGTTGA
- a CDS encoding bifunctional DNA primase/polymerase, giving the protein MREIPGRRRRLLSKRNGGRPELLEQALTFATEWQWPVLPGVAPDPQGRARCGCPDPECVVPGAHPFDPGLLAATTDERMVRWWWTNRPTAPIVLATGGKAPCAVSLPALAASRALAALDRTGMRLGPVVAAPHRWAILVAPYSMEQLGELLYAKDFVPGSLRFHGEGGYLALPPSETGHGLIRWERAPLPGSAAPWVPDVEAVVDAVVDALTRTGVSAPEF; this is encoded by the coding sequence ATGCGCGAGATCCCCGGAAGGCGACGCAGGCTCCTGTCCAAGCGCAACGGCGGGAGGCCCGAGCTGCTCGAGCAGGCCCTGACGTTCGCGACGGAATGGCAGTGGCCCGTACTCCCGGGTGTGGCGCCGGACCCGCAGGGGCGCGCCCGCTGCGGCTGCCCGGACCCGGAGTGCGTGGTGCCCGGCGCTCACCCCTTCGACCCCGGTCTGCTCGCCGCCACCACGGATGAGCGCATGGTCCGCTGGTGGTGGACCAACCGGCCCACCGCCCCCATCGTGCTGGCCACCGGCGGGAAGGCCCCCTGCGCCGTGAGCCTGCCGGCTCTCGCCGCCTCCCGTGCCCTCGCCGCGCTCGACCGCACCGGGATGCGCCTCGGCCCCGTCGTCGCCGCCCCGCACCGCTGGGCGATCCTCGTCGCGCCGTACTCCATGGAGCAGTTGGGCGAGCTGCTGTACGCCAAGGACTTCGTCCCCGGCTCCCTCCGCTTCCACGGCGAGGGCGGCTATCTCGCCCTGCCCCCCTCCGAGACCGGCCACGGCCTGATCCGCTGGGAGCGCGCGCCGCTGCCCGGCTCGGCCGCGCCCTGGGTCCCCGACGTCGAGGCCGTGGTGGACGCGGTCGTCGACGCCCTCACTCGTACGGGTGTGAGCGCGCCCGAGTTCTGA
- a CDS encoding site-specific integrase, translating into MLTYDVDIWSIRARKNRPKPFELRWRVGARPHSRSFKLKVQADGRRSELLAALRNREQFDEDTGLPASELDALNTPTWYEHAVAYAVMKWPKAAAKHRASIAEALATVTPAFLSTTRGAPEPEVLRLALYAWAFRATPTDKGVFVSRSEAEEPPAEVVAALAWVAKHSVKVTEAAKPERTRAALDALSRKLNGEPAADNTANRKRMVLSNAMRYAIEKGVLSANPLARVDWDPPAKDDEVDFRYVPNPQQAADLIAAVREQGPRGAHLAPFFGCLYYAAMRPSEIAALTAADCRLPESGWGELVLAGSRPEVGSGWTDDGASYEQRGLKRRARRATRPVPIPPVLVGMLREHIKTYGTAEDGRLFRAARGGRVRSTEYCEVWDRARVKALTKAEAATPLADVPYSLRHAGVSLWINSGVDPVEVARRAGHSLTVLFRFYAKILRGQQALANDLIDKGLRGDQ; encoded by the coding sequence ATGCTCACGTACGACGTAGACATCTGGTCCATCCGGGCCCGCAAGAACCGTCCGAAGCCGTTCGAGTTGCGGTGGCGCGTCGGGGCACGCCCGCACTCGCGCAGTTTCAAGCTCAAGGTGCAGGCGGACGGGCGCCGTTCGGAGCTGCTGGCCGCGCTCCGCAACCGCGAACAGTTCGACGAGGACACGGGCCTGCCCGCGAGCGAGCTGGACGCCCTCAACACGCCGACCTGGTACGAGCACGCGGTGGCGTACGCGGTCATGAAGTGGCCGAAGGCCGCCGCCAAGCACCGGGCGAGCATCGCGGAAGCGCTCGCCACGGTCACCCCGGCGTTCCTGTCGACGACACGGGGAGCCCCCGAGCCCGAGGTGCTGCGCCTGGCGCTCTACGCCTGGGCGTTCCGGGCGACACCGACGGACAAGGGCGTCTTCGTCTCCCGCTCGGAAGCGGAGGAACCGCCGGCCGAGGTCGTGGCCGCACTCGCGTGGGTGGCCAAGCACTCCGTGAAGGTGACCGAGGCCGCCAAGCCCGAGCGGACGCGAGCCGCGCTGGACGCGCTGTCCCGCAAGCTCAACGGGGAGCCGGCCGCCGACAACACCGCGAACCGCAAGCGCATGGTGCTCAGCAACGCGATGCGCTACGCGATCGAGAAGGGCGTCCTGTCCGCCAACCCGCTCGCCCGCGTCGACTGGGACCCGCCGGCCAAGGACGACGAAGTCGACTTCCGGTACGTCCCCAACCCCCAGCAGGCGGCCGACCTGATCGCCGCGGTCCGCGAGCAGGGGCCCAGGGGCGCCCACCTCGCCCCGTTCTTCGGCTGCCTCTACTACGCGGCCATGCGCCCGTCCGAGATCGCCGCGCTCACCGCGGCGGACTGCCGACTGCCCGAGTCGGGTTGGGGCGAGCTGGTCCTCGCCGGAAGCCGTCCCGAAGTCGGCTCCGGCTGGACCGACGACGGAGCTTCGTACGAGCAGCGCGGTCTCAAGCGCCGGGCCCGCCGGGCGACCAGGCCCGTACCGATCCCGCCCGTGCTCGTCGGGATGCTGCGCGAGCACATCAAGACGTACGGCACCGCCGAGGACGGGCGGCTGTTCCGCGCGGCGCGGGGCGGCCGGGTGCGGTCCACGGAGTACTGCGAGGTCTGGGACCGTGCCCGCGTCAAGGCGCTCACGAAGGCCGAGGCCGCAACGCCGCTCGCGGACGTGCCGTACTCGCTGCGGCACGCCGGGGTCTCCCTGTGGATCAACTCGGGCGTGGATCCCGTCGAGGTCGCGCGGCGGGCCGGCCACAGCCTCACCGTGCTGTTCCGCTTCTACGCCAAGATTCTCCGGGGCCAGCAGGCGCTCGCGAACGACCTGATCGACAAGGGGCTGAGGGGTGACCAATGA
- a CDS encoding DUF5926 family protein produces MAKKRPHTKAKRPQGTGGVGAAGADGQVPVVGAREQCPCGSGRRYKACHGRAAAQAVTELVHRPFEGLPGECDWVALRELVPAATVELKLREALPEGVPSVTLATVLPMAWPALRRDDGSVLIGLQNDTASGDISRDLADTLRRALAAEPGTPVQGRRAPADGPRLQDLLDPEGAFEPVVHSGFEFWVPDPENATPEVTASLERANSAAIPTVKLSGVDAAYWCETPEKNHLRWVMPHPEERLLDALARLHAAGRSSLGEGTRLVGSFRAHGLTVPVWDLPSGVGADDVEKPAAEFAERLAAALADESPLTADERRARGGLTNRQVTLS; encoded by the coding sequence ATGGCCAAGAAGCGACCCCATACGAAGGCCAAGCGCCCCCAGGGCACCGGTGGAGTCGGCGCCGCGGGCGCCGATGGGCAGGTTCCCGTCGTCGGCGCGCGGGAACAGTGCCCCTGCGGCAGCGGCCGCCGCTACAAGGCCTGTCACGGCCGGGCCGCCGCGCAGGCGGTGACGGAGCTGGTGCACCGCCCGTTCGAGGGGCTGCCCGGCGAGTGCGACTGGGTCGCGCTGCGCGAGCTGGTGCCCGCCGCCACCGTCGAGCTGAAGCTGAGGGAAGCGCTCCCCGAGGGCGTCCCGTCGGTCACGCTCGCCACCGTCCTGCCGATGGCCTGGCCCGCGCTGCGCCGCGACGACGGCTCGGTGCTGATCGGCCTGCAGAACGACACGGCCTCCGGCGACATCAGCCGCGACCTCGCCGACACCCTCCGGCGCGCGCTCGCCGCCGAGCCGGGCACCCCGGTCCAGGGCCGGCGCGCCCCGGCCGACGGTCCGCGACTGCAGGATCTGCTCGACCCCGAAGGCGCGTTCGAGCCAGTTGTGCACTCGGGGTTCGAGTTCTGGGTTCCGGACCCGGAGAACGCGACTCCGGAGGTGACCGCCTCCCTGGAGCGGGCCAACTCGGCGGCCATCCCGACCGTGAAGCTCTCGGGCGTGGACGCGGCGTACTGGTGCGAGACCCCCGAGAAGAACCACCTGCGGTGGGTCATGCCGCACCCCGAGGAGCGGCTTCTGGACGCTCTCGCGCGGCTGCACGCGGCGGGCCGCTCCAGCCTGGGTGAGGGCACCCGTCTGGTGGGCTCCTTCCGTGCTCACGGGCTCACGGTGCCGGTCTGGGACCTCCCCAGCGGGGTCGGCGCGGACGACGTCGAGAAGCCCGCGGCCGAGTTCGCCGAGCGCCTCGCCGCCGCCCTGGCCGACGAGTCCCCGCTCACCGCGGACGAGCGTCGGGCGCGCGGCGGACTCACCAACCGGCAGGTCACGCTCAGCTGA
- a CDS encoding bifunctional DNA primase/polymerase yields the protein MTHDARPALLSAALDAAARGWPVIPLRPGGKRPALHGESSCTGRGECAAGHRKWEQRATTDPDRIRTAWAAGPFNVGIATGPAGLLVVDLDVPKGKGSSDAPCGATTFKALCERAGHAVPATYRVRTASGGAHLYFTAPDGVRLTNTQDLLGPHIDTRAGGGYVVAPGSTTNAGAYAVTDPAPVAPLPGWLLTLLRPAPGPARPLTLAVPRNASRCATVALERERARIEQAPEGMRERTLFEAARALGRFVAWGDIPRHMVEEAFQGAGESAGLKPYECRSTLRSALNWSIRTAQPRETA from the coding sequence ATGACCCATGACGCACGACCCGCGCTGCTGTCAGCAGCGTTGGACGCCGCCGCGCGCGGCTGGCCCGTCATCCCGCTGCGGCCGGGCGGGAAGCGGCCCGCGCTCCACGGCGAGAGCAGCTGCACCGGCCGGGGGGAATGCGCGGCCGGGCACCGCAAGTGGGAGCAGCGCGCCACCACCGACCCCGACCGCATCCGCACCGCGTGGGCGGCCGGCCCTTTCAACGTCGGCATCGCCACCGGCCCGGCCGGGCTGCTCGTCGTCGACCTGGACGTGCCCAAAGGCAAAGGAAGTTCGGACGCGCCGTGCGGCGCGACGACCTTCAAGGCGCTCTGCGAGCGCGCCGGGCACGCCGTCCCCGCCACCTACCGGGTGCGGACCGCGAGCGGCGGAGCCCACCTGTACTTCACCGCCCCGGACGGAGTGCGGCTGACCAACACGCAGGACCTCCTCGGGCCGCACATCGACACCCGGGCCGGGGGCGGCTACGTCGTCGCCCCCGGCAGCACCACGAACGCCGGGGCGTACGCAGTGACCGACCCGGCCCCGGTCGCGCCGCTGCCCGGATGGCTGCTCACGCTGTTGCGGCCCGCGCCCGGACCGGCCCGGCCTCTCACCCTCGCCGTGCCGAGGAACGCGAGCCGCTGCGCCACCGTCGCCCTGGAGCGCGAACGGGCCCGGATCGAGCAGGCCCCCGAGGGCATGCGCGAGCGGACGCTGTTCGAGGCCGCCCGCGCCCTGGGCCGGTTCGTCGCGTGGGGCGACATCCCCCGGCACATGGTCGAGGAGGCTTTTCAGGGGGCGGGAGAGTCTGCCGGGCTGAAGCCGTATGAGTGCCGCTCGACCCTCCGCAGCGCGCTGAACTGGTCGATCCGCACCGCCCAGCCCCGGGAGACGGCATGA
- a CDS encoding DUF2637 domain-containing protein, which yields MNTEQIRSAERALSAGTWLIVAGAMLYSILTVTPLAARHTPDEWDWTAPILPLVVDAAVVIVVRLDAVLARLGGDGGKWPVVLRWMTGCMTLALNVADSALKKDLVGVAVHAVAPLLLIVTAETGLAYRRAIATAVTALEDRRRAEQEARERAASERREAAERRAREEREHAAALAREQREHEARLAREQTEREERARREERERAEARERAEREARERRERELEQRERERQESEREAARRREEERRAREEAARRERAEREERAARERAALLAGGPAAEKLPEDRARRIVLAAFEEGLPVRAAAELCGWSVGWVSTRYQELRDTTAPVEVLTP from the coding sequence GTGAACACCGAGCAGATCCGTTCAGCGGAACGCGCGCTGTCCGCCGGCACCTGGCTGATCGTGGCCGGGGCCATGCTCTACTCGATCCTCACCGTCACACCGCTCGCCGCCCGGCACACACCCGACGAGTGGGACTGGACGGCGCCGATCCTGCCGCTCGTGGTGGACGCCGCCGTCGTCATCGTGGTCCGCCTGGACGCGGTTCTGGCCCGCCTCGGAGGCGACGGCGGCAAGTGGCCGGTCGTCCTGCGCTGGATGACCGGCTGCATGACCCTGGCCCTGAACGTCGCGGACTCCGCCCTGAAGAAAGACCTGGTCGGCGTGGCCGTGCACGCGGTCGCGCCGCTGCTGCTGATCGTCACCGCGGAGACCGGACTCGCCTACCGGCGCGCCATCGCCACCGCCGTCACCGCCCTGGAGGACCGTAGGCGCGCCGAGCAAGAAGCCCGTGAGCGGGCGGCCTCCGAACGCCGGGAGGCCGCCGAGCGGCGGGCCCGCGAGGAACGCGAGCACGCCGCCGCGCTGGCGCGTGAACAGCGTGAACACGAGGCCCGTCTGGCCCGCGAGCAGACCGAGCGGGAGGAACGGGCCCGGCGGGAGGAACGCGAGCGCGCCGAAGCCCGCGAACGCGCCGAGCGGGAAGCCCGTGAACGCCGTGAGCGCGAGCTTGAACAGCGTGAGCGGGAGCGGCAGGAAAGCGAACGGGAAGCCGCCCGGCGCCGCGAGGAGGAACGCCGGGCCCGCGAGGAAGCCGCCCGGCGTGAACGTGCCGAGCGCGAGGAGAGGGCAGCGCGTGAACGCGCCGCACTGCTCGCCGGCGGACCCGCCGCCGAGAAGCTGCCCGAGGACCGGGCCCGCCGCATCGTGCTCGCCGCCTTCGAAGAGGGCCTGCCCGTGCGGGCCGCCGCCGAGCTGTGCGGCTGGTCCGTCGGGTGGGTCTCCACCCGCTACCAGGAACTGCGCGACACCACAGCGCCAGTTGAGGTGCTGACCCCGTAA
- a CDS encoding helix-turn-helix transcriptional regulator has protein sequence MARPQMLKLPEVLAELGMSRAAFYRMRARGLGPRLIKLPNGQLRVRRSDLDSWLSGCEEAA, from the coding sequence ATGGCCCGCCCGCAGATGCTCAAGCTTCCCGAAGTCCTCGCCGAACTCGGCATGAGCCGAGCCGCCTTCTACCGGATGCGCGCCCGTGGCCTGGGCCCGCGCCTGATCAAGCTCCCCAACGGACAGCTCCGCGTGCGGCGGTCGGACCTGGACTCCTGGCTGTCCGGGTGCGAGGAAGCCGCCTGA
- a CDS encoding ATP-binding protein, producing the protein MALVVAQEVPTSSSMAVPHGPAGVGEARHRMRDQLRDGGVAESVIDDALLILSELLSNACKHGRPLGDALAGDGDVRCAWRVDPSGRLTVEVTDGGGPTRPVPSTPSVTAHGGRGLNIVTALADDWGVRDDARGEVTVWVVVHNDVHRTHRRDDFATRITAPPVSTIPDLDFADAFDDLD; encoded by the coding sequence GTGGCGTTGGTGGTGGCACAGGAGGTGCCCACGTCGTCGAGCATGGCCGTACCCCATGGCCCTGCGGGCGTGGGGGAAGCACGGCATCGGATGCGTGATCAGTTGCGCGATGGCGGTGTGGCGGAATCGGTGATCGACGACGCCCTACTGATCCTTTCCGAACTACTCAGCAATGCCTGCAAGCACGGCAGGCCCCTCGGCGACGCCCTGGCCGGTGACGGCGATGTGCGCTGCGCCTGGCGCGTGGACCCTTCGGGGCGGCTCACCGTCGAGGTGACGGACGGCGGTGGTCCGACCCGCCCCGTTCCGTCCACGCCCTCGGTCACCGCCCACGGCGGCCGCGGGCTGAACATCGTCACCGCACTGGCCGACGACTGGGGCGTACGGGACGACGCCCGCGGCGAGGTCACGGTCTGGGTCGTCGTCCACAACGACGTACACCGCACCCACCGCCGCGACGACTTCGCCACCCGCATCACCGCACCACCGGTCTCCACAATCCCCGACCTGGACTTCGCCGACGCGTTCGACGACCTGGACTGA
- a CDS encoding S1C family serine protease, translating into MSTENEGTVVPPAPSAPPVPVETPAASAPAPAPEPGPATGGTTAENAPTAPIPAVPPTAPTAPEAPTAIQPAVGDQPSAGRPQQPSAPQAQPDLVSAGVPGYAAAAGQGPGHGPEAGGDYGQAPGPVGGSSAPDASWPPPAPPAVPSYADGGSYGHYSGAGGVGGSGGSGGDGGGWGSSWQQAQQPAPKPTGGRRGGLVAAVIAAALFAGGIGGGLGYTLADRNDNSTGSTTVSASQSGGDVKRAAGTVAAVAQSALPSTVTIEASSSDGNGGTGTGFVFDKEGHIVTNNHVVAEAVEGGKVSVTFPNGKKYDAEVVGHAQGYDVAVIKLKNAPADLKPLTLGDSDKVAVGDSTIAIGAPFGLSNTVTTGIISAKNRPVASSDGSSDSKASYMSALQTDASINPGNSGGPLLDAQGNVIGINSAIQSASNGGFGSGQAGSIGLGFAIPINQAKNVAQQLIRTGKPVYPVIGASVSLGEGTGGAKITEPGEGGADSITAGGPADKAGLKPGDVITKLDDHVIDSGPTLIGEIWTHLPGDKVTLTYTRDGKTQTAEVTLGEREGDS; encoded by the coding sequence GTGAGCACCGAGAACGAGGGCACCGTGGTACCCCCGGCCCCGTCCGCACCTCCCGTGCCGGTGGAAACTCCCGCTGCCTCCGCGCCGGCCCCGGCCCCCGAGCCGGGCCCGGCCACGGGGGGAACCACCGCCGAGAACGCGCCGACGGCCCCGATCCCGGCGGTCCCGCCGACCGCGCCGACCGCGCCGGAGGCGCCCACGGCGATACAGCCGGCGGTCGGGGACCAGCCGAGCGCGGGCCGGCCGCAGCAGCCGTCAGCCCCTCAGGCGCAGCCGGATCTCGTGTCCGCGGGGGTGCCCGGGTACGCGGCCGCCGCAGGCCAGGGGCCGGGGCATGGCCCCGAGGCCGGTGGGGATTACGGCCAGGCACCCGGCCCGGTCGGCGGATCCTCCGCGCCCGACGCCTCCTGGCCGCCTCCCGCACCGCCCGCCGTCCCGTCGTACGCGGACGGCGGCTCGTACGGGCACTACAGCGGCGCCGGAGGTGTCGGCGGTTCCGGCGGTTCCGGCGGGGACGGCGGCGGCTGGGGTTCCTCGTGGCAGCAGGCCCAGCAGCCGGCGCCCAAGCCGACGGGCGGCAGGCGTGGCGGCCTGGTCGCGGCGGTGATCGCGGCCGCGCTGTTCGCGGGCGGAATCGGCGGCGGCCTCGGCTACACCCTCGCCGACCGCAACGACAACTCCACCGGCTCCACGACCGTTTCGGCCTCGCAGAGCGGCGGTGACGTCAAGCGAGCGGCGGGTACGGTCGCCGCCGTGGCCCAGTCGGCGCTGCCGAGCACGGTCACGATCGAGGCGTCGAGCAGCGACGGCAACGGCGGTACGGGTACCGGCTTCGTGTTCGACAAGGAAGGCCACATCGTCACCAACAACCACGTGGTGGCGGAAGCGGTCGAGGGCGGCAAGGTGTCGGTCACCTTCCCGAACGGCAAGAAGTACGACGCCGAGGTCGTCGGCCATGCGCAGGGTTACGACGTGGCGGTCATCAAGCTGAAGAACGCCCCGGCGGACCTCAAACCGCTGACCCTCGGCGACTCGGACAAGGTGGCCGTGGGCGACTCCACGATCGCGATCGGCGCCCCCTTCGGCCTCAGCAACACGGTCACCACCGGCATCATCAGCGCCAAGAACCGTCCGGTGGCTTCCAGCGACGGCAGCTCCGACAGCAAGGCCTCCTACATGAGCGCCCTGCAGACCGACGCGTCGATCAACCCCGGCAACTCCGGTGGCCCTCTCCTCGACGCCCAGGGCAACGTCATCGGCATCAACTCGGCCATCCAGTCCGCCAGCAACGGCGGCTTCGGCTCCGGCCAGGCGGGTTCCATCGGCCTGGGCTTCGCGATCCCGATCAACCAGGCCAAGAACGTGGCCCAGCAGCTGATCAGGACGGGCAAGCCGGTGTACCCGGTGATCGGAGCCTCGGTCTCGCTGGGGGAAGGCACCGGCGGAGCGAAGATCACCGAGCCGGGCGAGGGCGGCGCGGACTCGATCACCGCGGGCGGCCCCGCCGACAAGGCCGGCCTGAAGCCCGGCGACGTGATCACCAAGCTCGACGACCACGTCATCGACAGCGGCCCCACCCTCATCGGCGAGATCTGGACCCACCTGCCCGGCGACAAGGTCACCCTGACCTACACCCGCGACGGCAAGACCCAGACAGCCGAGGTCACCCTCGGCGAACGCGAGGGCGACAGCTGA
- a CDS encoding glycerophosphodiester phosphodiesterase produces the protein MTHARQLPIQVVAHRGASEDAPEHTLAAYKKAIEDGADALECDVRLTADGHLVCVHDRRVNRTSNGRGAVSALELADLAALDFGSWKNGDEAPDWEVAPEDRADTSVLTLERLLELVADAGRRVELAIETKHPTRWAGQVEERLLVLLKRFGLDTPASAAESSVRIMSFSARSLHRVRAASPALPTVYLMQFVSPRLRDGRLPAGVRIAGPSIRIVRNHPAYIERLKKAGHQVHVWTVNEPEDVDLCVGLGVDAIITNRPRAVLHQLGR, from the coding sequence GTGACCCACGCACGACAGCTCCCGATTCAGGTCGTCGCCCACCGCGGAGCCTCCGAGGACGCCCCCGAGCACACCCTGGCCGCGTACAAGAAGGCGATCGAGGACGGCGCCGACGCCCTCGAATGCGATGTCCGGCTGACCGCGGACGGCCATCTCGTCTGTGTCCACGACCGACGCGTCAACCGTACGTCGAACGGCCGCGGCGCGGTCTCCGCCCTGGAACTCGCCGACCTCGCCGCCCTGGACTTCGGCTCCTGGAAGAACGGCGACGAGGCCCCCGACTGGGAAGTCGCCCCGGAGGACCGCGCCGACACCTCCGTCCTCACCCTTGAACGGCTGCTCGAACTCGTCGCCGACGCGGGCCGCCGGGTGGAGTTGGCCATCGAGACCAAGCACCCCACGCGCTGGGCGGGGCAGGTCGAGGAGCGGCTCCTGGTCCTGCTCAAGCGGTTCGGGCTGGACACACCGGCGTCGGCCGCCGAGTCGTCGGTTCGGATCATGAGCTTCTCGGCGCGCTCACTGCACCGCGTGCGGGCCGCGTCCCCGGCGCTCCCGACCGTCTACCTCATGCAGTTCGTCTCGCCCCGCCTGCGCGACGGGCGGCTGCCGGCCGGTGTCCGAATCGCGGGCCCCTCCATCAGGATCGTGCGCAACCACCCCGCGTACATCGAGCGCCTGAAGAAGGCTGGCCACCAGGTGCACGTATGGACCGTGAACGAACCCGAGGACGTCGACCTCTGCGTCGGCCTGGGCGTCGACGCCATCATCACCAACCGCCCCCGTGCGGTCCTCCACCAACTGGGCCGCTGA